In Accipiter gentilis chromosome 33, bAccGen1.1, whole genome shotgun sequence, the genomic window cgccccagcgctATGGGGCAGAGCCTGGGCCCCCCCACCTCGAGGTGACTGAGTCACCGGCGCTGGGATGAGTCACCCCGGGGGGGGCTCCCCGTGTTCCCCCCATAATCCCGGCGGAAGCCTGGATCAGCCCCACACTTTATCAGGACAGGGGGGCAGAGGCCACGGAGGGAGGTGGCCGCGCCGAAAGTGCAGACAGATTTTTTGCAGGGGGGGGCAGATCtctgtcgtgtcccccccccttccccatttTTCGGGTGcgtcactccccccaccccaggaggaAGCAGTGGCAGGAGCGGCATTTGCCAAAACCACCGAAACCAGCGCCGGTTCCCCGCCGGATTCCCCGGGAGGaaccgcgtccccgtcccccctccgCCGCCATCACCGGGGAGCCACAGGTGACAGAGCCGGCGGCGCTCCGGCGCGGGTTTATTTCCGTTGGGATTCAGGGCCGGAGAAGGGAACAACCGCGACGGCACGAGCCCGGCAGAGGTCGGGCATCACTTAAAGATCTTGCCCTGGTTGAAGGGTTTGCCGACGTGTTTGAATTCCCCCTCCCACAAGAAATATTCCTTCACCAGCGTCTTGCACTCGGCGCTCTCGCTGTCCAGCTTCCGCCACGTGTAGGATTCGTAATCCACCTGCCAGTCCGGGCTCAGCTGGGAAAGAAATGCCGGCACGGCTCAGAATTCCTCCCCCCGCTTCCCCAAATTAGCGGCCGTCCCGGttttttggggctgggggggctcaccgggaaggccagctcctgcccgcggAAGAGCCAGACGCCCGAGATGCTGCTGTCGTTGTTGGTGCCGAACAGGATAACGCTGGCGAAAGCGTTTTTACGGAGTTTGTCCAGGCGCTGGAACATGCCTGGGAAGAGGGAGGACAGAGTGTGAGGGGAAGGGAGTAAggagaggggggaagggggaaagggagaaaataggaagggaaatggaaagaaagagaatggGAAGTAatataaaacaagaaagaagaaacgaacaaaggaaaagaagaagaaagagtgaGGGAAACATGAGGAAtagaaaatgaaagatgaaaaaagaataagaagaaaagcaaagtgaaagacatgaaacaaaaccgacaaaaaatgaaattaaaaaaaaagagaaaaaagcgaCAACGAAAGAAACGGAAAAGAGAgcgaaaaaaataaggaaaaaatagaggagaagaaagaaaaaacagagaaggaaatggatgcgagatggaaggaaaaggatgggaaacagaaaaaaaagcacgagagcaaagaaaaaaagagaaagaaaacagcgaAAGGAAGAAGaagcgaggaagaggagggcgaGGAGGGCcaagggggcggcgggggcctcACCGGTGATGAGGTTGCAGCTCATGAAGGTCTGGGTGAGCTCCTCGGGGAAGCGGTACTCGGCGTACCAGAGGGACCAGCCCTCCTTGTCGAAGTGCTCCCAGAAGTGGGGCAGGGCCACCGTCAGCGTGTCCTCGTTGGAGTACTTGCGCTTGAACTCGTCCAGGACgaaggggctgcgggggggggcacaggggacacGCGCAGGGACGTTCAGCCCCCCCGGGGACACGAGGGGACAGTGTCCAGCCCCCGGCTCCGGTTTCACGGAGCAGCTGCTGCGACGACGACGCTCCCCGCTCCGGGGTGACgccatcccctcctccccggtGACAAAAgccgcccccccagcccacggtGACACCCCCCAGCCCGCGGTGACCCCCCCTGCCCGCGGTGAcacccccctgcccgcccctcacCTCTTGGGCAGGTGGGCGAAGGGATCCTTGACCTTGGGCTCGGCCGCCAGCGCCTGCTCGCACTCATCCAGCTCCTCCTCGGGGGCcgctttcttctcctctttctttttctcctccttgggGGGTTTTTCCTTCCGGGCGGGCTCCTTCCGTGGCTGTGTCTCCGCAAATTTTTTAGCTGtgtcccccacacacacacaaaaagactcttaatttcccttcccccccccccccccaaaaaatgggccccagcacagcccctggcTCAGTCTGAGGTGGGGGGGGACAGGAGGAGATGCtgtcaccacccccccccagcacagcaaagGGCTCGGCGGTGACAGAGGGGACCAAGAGCAGGGTCCTGCGTCCCCAAAAAGAGGGAGTGGCCCTGCACACCCCCACCCCGACACAGGGAaggtccccatgtccctgtgtctcCCCCAGGCAAGGTTGCCCTGTACCTGTGCCCCCCCCACAAGCAGATCCCTATGCCGTCCCCACCAAGGTCCCTATGGCGTGTGTGTCCCCGAGAATGTCCTTATGTCCCCCCACTCCCTCAAGAGGGTCCCCAAGGCCCCCCCAGGAAGATCCCTATGTCATGTCCTCCCCCCAAAAGCCCCCCGTGAGCCCATGTCCCCCCCCTCACCGTCAAACTGGGCCATCTTCTCACAGAGCTGCACCTCCCCCAGCACGGCCTTGAACTGGGGCTGGTTGAGGCAGGTAACGAACCACCGGTTGACGTTAACGAAGGGCTGGCGGAACGACGGCTCCAGCACCTGCACGGGGGGGGGGTCAGTCAGCGAATAAACCTCCCCCGAACCCCGGGACtgccccccaccagccccccgtGCCCCTTCCCACCTGCTTGTAGAGCCAGAGCAGGGCGCAGACCACCGTGATGTCGGCCAGGGAGACGCGCTCTCCCACCAGGAACGTTTGGGTCCGGAGGTGGGAATCCAGGACCCCCAGCACCCGCTTCACCTCCTCCTTGGCAAACTCCGTCGCCTGGGGAAGGAAAACCGCCAGATATTCGGCATCAAACCCCGCCGAgacctgcccccccacccccatccccacctccattgtcattccccccccaccccacctgcTTTATTCCCTCGGGAACgctggactcttttttttttttggagctaTCAGGATAAGGAAAGTCACTAACTGGCGGAAAGATCAGTACGGGGAATCACCAAGGGAGCTGCCAGGATGATTGTAcacgtgtgtcccgtcccccccacccaaaaaacaCGGGGAAGAGCCCATGCGCTGTTGCAGGGGGGGCACGACACTAGGAGGAGGAATTCGCCTCAGCAAACAGTGGCGGCTCCCCAAAAAGCCGGCAGCGCCCGCGGTGAGACACCAAACTTGGGGAAGGGGGAACCCCAGCACCCACCATCATCGCCAAGGAGCCCCCCCCCCTACTCGGCGGGGGCTGCGTCCGCGTTCCCCCACCTGCTTGTTGTAGTGCATGATGCCCAGGGTGGGGAAAACCCAGGTGCTGGCAGGGGGGACGATGTCGCTGTCGGCAAAATTCACCCACTGGACGATCTCGGCCGCCGTTTCCTTGGTGGCTCCGCGCAGCTCATCGTTACTGActgaggaagggggaagaaaaggtcGTTAAGGGGGAAGAAAAGCTCATTAAGGGGCAGGACAGGCCCCCCGCCACACCGGAGCCCCCCCAACTCACCGTAGTAGGCGATGGCGTTGCTCTCAAAGACGCAGAAGCCGTCATCGCCCTCGAAAGCCGGGACCTGGGGAGGGATAAGGCGACCTTGGCAGCCCCCCGCCGCTTCcacacaccgggggggggggtggggtggggtttggtttttttggggggggggcaggaggtgtGTCCCCATAAACTCACCTTCCCCACGGGGAACTTGCGGAGGAACTCGGGGGTCTTGTTGGTCTGGCCGAAGTGGAAGTGGGGGGGCGAGGAGAGGACCTTGATCTTGGCCCCGCTGTACTGCGCCGCGATCAGGGCTTTGAAGGCTCGCCAGTTCTCCGGGTAGGTGTACAGGGTCTGGGAAGGGGGGGTTGTGTCACGAGTGGGGGATGTCACGAGTGGGAGGGGGGTGTCACGGAAAGGGCGGGGGAACCCCTAGGGGCAATGGGGGAGGTGTTAAGGGTGACGGGGGGAGAACCACGCGTGACAGGACGGGACGGGGGAGGGGGGCTGTTAATGGCGATGAGGTGACTGTCACGGGTCGGGGGGAGCTCGCCACGGGCGGTGAAGGGAGCACCAAGGGCGATGAGGTGACTGTCACGCGTGGGGGTGACCGCCACtctgcccccccctcctccccgcgtCCCTCAGGccgcttcccgccccccccccccaccaccccagccaccATTGCCGGTCCCCAAACGCAGCGATACGGCTCCAGCCCCCCCCCGACCGGTTCCCCCGGGCGTTACGGGCCCCTCGGTGCCGGCGGCGTCGGCCCAGAGCGGCGGATGGCGGCGGAtggcggcgcggggccgccgcACTCACCCCGGCCACGGCCATCTTGGCGAgcggagagagggagggagggaggcggcgcCGCGTAGCCGTAAAGCAGCGAAGTACTGGCAAGCCCGGCCGCAGCGCGACACTTGAAGGCAGCAGAGCCGTAAAGCGAAACGGCCGGGCGNNNNNNNNNNNNNNNNNNNNNNNNNNNNNNNNNNNNNNNNNNNNNNNNNNNNNNNNNNNNNNNNNNNNNNNNNNNNNNNNNNNNNNNNNNNNNNNNNNNNNNNNNNNNNNNNNNNNNNNNNNNNNNNNNNNNNNNNNNNNNNNNNNNNNNNNNNNNNNNNNNNNNNNNNNNNNNNNNNNNNNNNNNNNNNNNNNNNNNNNagaagaagaagaagaggaggggaggaagaagaagaagaagaagaggaggggaggaagaagaagaagaagaagaggaggggaggaagaagaagaagaagaagaggaggggaggaagaagaagaagaagaagaggaggggaggaagaagaagaagaggaggaggaggggaggaagaagaagaagaagaggaggaggggaggaagaagaagaagaagaggaggaggggaggaagaagaagaagaagaagaagaagaggggaggaagaagaagaagaagaagaggggaggaagaagaagaagaagaggggaggaagaaagcgGCCCCCATGCTCACTGATTCTGAAGGACGTGGTCCTGTAGCTGATggtggaggaagaaggagaagaaaggaagaaaaaggaagaggaagaaggagaaaaggggggaaaCAGAAGGCTCACCGATGAAGGAGGTGACCCTGTGGTTgatggtggaggaaaaaaaggagaaaggaaggaggaagcagaaggggaaggaggaagagagctGTGCTCACCAGGGAAGGAGATGGCCCTGTAGCTGatggagaaagaagaagaagaaaggagaaagaaaagagggagaagtgaAAGGAGGGGAAGCGGGATGGAGGAAGCGGGACGGGGGCCATGCTCACCAGTGAAGGAGATGACTCTGTGGTTGGTgatggaggaaggaggaggaggaaggaggggaagggggaagtgggaaggaggaaggggaagcgCTCACCGATGAAGGAAATGGCACGGCGGTTGAGGACGCCGCTGGGCAGGAGGTGGAAGTCGTACTCCACCTGGTCGACCACCACCGTGTGCCCGGCGTTGTTCCCTCCCTGCGGGACGTGGCGGGGGGTtaggggggggctgcaccccccccaaacccccctgtCCTCCCCCGGGGGTCCCCtaaatcctggggggggggggggggcaggtggccCCCCGGGTGCCCCAGCCCTTCCTGGgtgcccctccctgccccacatggatccccaaccccccccccaggagcccccccaggagccccatgggcccccccacctcccagaaCCTCCTACCCCCCGTAAatccccccaaagccccccaaggGCCCCATGACCCCCCCCTCAGACCAACACAGGgcccaccccaggacccccctcagccccacagaaaccccccaacaacccccagccccctgggacccccctcagccccacagaaaccccccaacaacccccagccccctgggaccccccctcagccccacagaaaccccacaaacccccctcagccccataggacccccccacccccccagccccatggacccccacctcagccccacagatccccccaacacccccccagccccctgggaccccccctcaACCCCacagaaaaccccaaccccccctcagccccatagacccccctcagccccacagacaccccccccaaaacccccttcaGCCCCATAGAaacccccaactcccccctcagccccacaggacccccccaccaccaccctctccAGACCCATGGGACTCCCCCCtcagccccatagatccccctaAGCTCCCCTCTCAGCCCCACAgaaccccccaacccctcccctcagccccatagacccccccaagctccccctcagccccacagacaccccccccaaaacccccttcaGCCGCATAGAACCCCCCCAAACTCCTCctcagccccacagacccccctcagccccacagaacccccccctcgccccccaacCTGGCAGCGGCAGACCAGGTCGGCGTCCATGGCGAGCAGATCCaccaccttccccttcccctcatcGCCCCACTGAGCCCCCAGCACCACCGTCAGGCGGTTCCCGGCCTCGGGCTCGCCCGTCGCCCTCGCCCGCTTCGCCCCGGGCCCGTCCCCGTcgccgccatcgccgccgccgccgtccccgtcccgccgccccgggcccgccatgcctcccccttcccctcaaCCAACATGGCGGCGCCCAGCGTGGCTTCAAGGCGCGCCGCTGCCTGGCGCCGCCATGATGTTCGCGCCTGCGCGGTGACGCGCCGGCGGCAACgccgctccctccctccaagATGGCGccaccctcttctcctcccctcccaaaaTGGCGGCGCGGCCCGCCTCCAaaatggcggcggggggggaaaCGGCAGCCCGCGGGGGGAACCGGGGGTCTCCCCGGTGTgtgtggggacacacacacgggaCAAATCCCCACACACTGCAGCGGGCACCCCACGGGGAGGACACGGCGACCCCCGCCGCCCCCGACCGCCGCGGCCGCCATGTCACTGGTGCCGGCAGCAAGATGGC contains:
- the EEF1G gene encoding elongation factor 1-gamma; translation: MAVAGTLYTYPENWRAFKALIAAQYSGAKIKVLSSPPHFHFGQTNKTPEFLRKFPVGKVPAFEGDDGFCVFESNAIAYYVSNDELRGATKETAAEIVQWVNFADSDIVPPASTWVFPTLGIMHYNKQATEFAKEEVKRVLGVLDSHLRTQTFLVGERVSLADITVVCALLWLYKQVLEPSFRQPFVNVNRWFVTCLNQPQFKAVLGEVQLCEKMAQFDAKKFAETQPRKEPARKEKPPKEEKKKEEKKAAPEEELDECEQALAAEPKVKDPFAHLPKSPFVLDEFKRKYSNEDTLTVALPHFWEHFDKEGWSLWYAEYRFPEELTQTFMSCNLITGMFQRLDKLRKNAFASVILFGTNNDSSISGVWLFRGQELAFPLSPDWQVDYESYTWRKLDSESAECKTLVKEYFLWEGEFKHVGKPFNQGKIFK
- the LOC126034052 gene encoding adenylosuccinate synthetase isozyme 1-like; protein product: MAGPGRRDGDGGGGDGGDGDGPGAKRARATGEPEAGNRLTVVLGAQWGDEGKGKVVDLLAMDADLVCRCQGGNNAGHTVVVDQVEYDFHLLPSGVLNRRAISFIGERFPFLLPTSPFPSFLLLLPPSPTTESSPSLVSMAPVPLPPSRFPSFHFSLFSFSFLLLLSPSATGPSPSLVSTALFLLPLLLPPSFLLFFLHHQPQGHLLHR